A single region of the Sulfurospirillum arsenophilum NBRC 109478 genome encodes:
- a CDS encoding disulfide bond formation protein B — MEKKTKFYTLISLAILGIIVFPVGIANIILGYMLGDSPCTSCWSLRITMIIIATAALFIVRYGLRLKYVGVILIAAAYGLWNAFWHLGFYGQLDMGQGQALMIFNLHTQLWAGVVMWSVILFFALILLFAAPSNKELVDEMQNNNYRKLTKINNLAFIVFLGIVSSNAFQAFILVGPPPFTAPDTPARFTLNPKYISWQTGLTKLFSDPSWRGPMGVSDPDLSTKPTDVITFDNNYENSPLTINHHLQIASQKEIALDVNGPISSIRFDAQNNRFAFTTEKWGLYLANKSLTTIEKHFVLDPLYFPVILNFIGVDFIEDEIKVMGYNKAYIRVKSDDNADEIVGFPDFHEGANQFTKVKRTMFQTVRSKTRYIESFAVDKKYSYAVTVPDNLQQDLVLIKQSNADELLSAEVIPEIGATVELKDGRTIGELYITALSYKDGKLYAASKNFNTIIVIDVATDEIIDTYAFPKEITNIRGLDFINNQMCVVSYQKNKNIVYYLK, encoded by the coding sequence ATGGAAAAAAAAACGAAATTTTACACATTAATATCCCTAGCCATTTTAGGGATTATTGTTTTTCCCGTTGGAATTGCAAATATTATTTTAGGGTATATGTTAGGTGATTCTCCTTGTACGAGTTGTTGGTCGTTAAGAATTACTATGATTATTATTGCGACTGCGGCACTGTTCATTGTAAGATATGGATTAAGGCTTAAATATGTGGGAGTTATCTTAATAGCGGCAGCATATGGATTATGGAACGCATTTTGGCATTTAGGGTTTTATGGACAATTAGATATGGGGCAAGGACAAGCCTTAATGATCTTCAATCTACATACACAGTTATGGGCCGGTGTTGTTATGTGGTCTGTCATTTTATTCTTTGCACTTATTTTGTTATTTGCGGCTCCATCAAATAAAGAGTTAGTCGATGAGATGCAAAATAATAATTATCGAAAATTAACAAAAATTAACAATCTTGCATTTATCGTTTTTCTAGGTATTGTGTCTTCAAATGCATTTCAAGCATTTATTTTAGTTGGTCCACCACCATTTACAGCACCCGATACACCAGCAAGATTTACGTTAAATCCAAAATACATTTCATGGCAAACTGGTTTAACCAAGCTCTTTTCAGATCCTTCGTGGAGAGGTCCTATGGGTGTGAGTGATCCTGATTTATCTACCAAACCAACGGATGTTATAACTTTTGATAACAATTATGAAAATTCACCTTTAACGATCAACCATCATTTGCAGATTGCTTCTCAAAAAGAGATAGCATTAGATGTTAACGGTCCAATTAGCTCCATAAGATTTGATGCACAAAATAATCGTTTTGCATTTACAACAGAGAAATGGGGGCTATATTTAGCAAATAAAAGCTTGACAACAATTGAAAAACATTTTGTTTTAGATCCACTCTATTTCCCAGTTATTCTAAATTTTATCGGTGTTGATTTTATAGAAGATGAAATTAAAGTTATGGGATATAACAAAGCATATATTAGAGTAAAATCAGATGATAATGCAGATGAAATTGTAGGATTTCCTGATTTTCATGAAGGTGCAAATCAATTTACAAAAGTTAAAAGAACGATGTTTCAAACGGTTAGATCCAAAACACGTTACATCGAAAGTTTTGCTGTAGATAAAAAATACAGTTATGCTGTTACGGTACCAGATAATTTACAACAAGATTTGGTCTTGATTAAACAATCAAATGCAGATGAACTATTATCGGCAGAAGTCATACCTGAAATTGGTGCAACTGTTGAATTGAAAGATGGTCGGACAATTGGAGAACTCTATATAACAGCTCTTAGTTACAAGGACGGTAAGCTCTACGCAGCAAGTAAAAACTTCAATACGATTATTGTCATTGACGTTGCTACTGATGAAATCATCGATACTTATGCATTTCCAAAAGAAATTACAAATATTAGAGGATTGGACTTTATCAATAATCAAATGTGCGTAGTAAGTTATCAAAAAAATAAAAACATAGTGTATTACTTAAAATAA
- a CDS encoding molybdopterin-containing oxidoreductase family protein, which yields MQVEQKDLSISRRNFLKSSSLSLAGIQLFGMTQIHADDVLFSPKKAQGNFELHHVTCPRNCRDACALIAEVKNGVMVDIKGDSAHPLTQGTACVKGHAYREYLYAPDRILYPMKRAGKKGEGKWERISWDEAFALTAEKFQHIIKNYGGEAIAEFVYSGNEGFISKKIAPGNFFEKVGATRLIRNPCDWPRYAGTPSVIGTDFSKDALEFGLSDMYITWGSNEAYTAVHWAKFGQDVRKRGGKLITINTIRTPMANQSDMFIQLKPSTDPAFCLGVCKVLIEENLYNKEFVAKYTMGFDDLVKETQEYTLTQLADVCGITVAEIQVFAREYAKAKAPAISHGDGGQRHFNGARLVRAVTFLPVLIGALTKPGAGLFWAYTYLEPCYDMVKVMPTDLSPKDSNGKKIKRQTANYVQFGRALRTDNPTSLDTDSQSYKEVKLKTVLRAVVNYNTNLMVTAPNTSLIKKRLLDEDLFLVVLDPFYTDTVDYADIVMPATTFLESEDIQSDQCSGFVSYNAAAAKPVGESKTNLEIFNGLAKAMGYQEECFSWTAEEILRMMLDTGFNKKQGITYEKLKVKGWIKPDRTHETVKDYYPYYPYNEPNNLIFKTDSGKCELYSKQFKEAGFHPVIDLGTDESYYKEHKDFGENYLKQYPLYFMTPGTQLVNNSNWGNIKYISRRVIYDGHAELFMTKKDADARAIKEGSVVIATNELGKAYFRVRIISQMKPGIVYAWNNIWLKTTRTKTGSNTLCSDGISDMGQGSVYTATYIEVKKVQEGHENA from the coding sequence TTGCAAGTAGAACAAAAAGACTTAAGTATAAGTCGTAGGAATTTTTTAAAAAGCAGTAGCTTGAGTTTGGCCGGCATTCAGCTTTTCGGTATGACGCAAATTCATGCAGATGATGTTTTATTTAGCCCTAAAAAAGCACAAGGTAACTTTGAGCTTCATCATGTTACATGTCCTAGAAATTGTAGGGATGCATGTGCTTTAATCGCTGAAGTCAAAAATGGTGTCATGGTCGATATTAAAGGTGATTCTGCTCATCCTTTAACACAAGGAACAGCCTGTGTAAAAGGACATGCTTATAGAGAGTATTTATATGCTCCCGATAGAATTTTATACCCAATGAAAAGGGCAGGGAAAAAAGGTGAAGGGAAATGGGAACGCATCAGTTGGGATGAAGCCTTTGCTCTTACAGCTGAAAAATTTCAGCATATTATAAAAAACTATGGCGGTGAGGCCATTGCTGAGTTTGTATATTCTGGTAATGAGGGGTTTATCAGCAAAAAAATCGCCCCAGGAAATTTCTTTGAAAAAGTTGGTGCAACACGTTTGATTCGAAATCCATGCGACTGGCCACGATATGCAGGGACACCTAGTGTTATTGGTACCGATTTTTCAAAAGATGCACTTGAATTTGGTCTATCAGATATGTATATTACGTGGGGATCTAATGAAGCATACACAGCAGTGCATTGGGCAAAATTTGGACAAGATGTACGAAAAAGAGGTGGGAAATTAATTACTATTAATACCATCAGAACGCCAATGGCAAACCAATCGGATATGTTTATTCAGTTAAAGCCTTCGACAGATCCAGCATTTTGTTTAGGGGTATGTAAAGTTCTGATTGAAGAAAATTTATATAATAAAGAATTTGTTGCTAAATATACCATGGGTTTTGATGATCTAGTTAAAGAGACGCAAGAATATACACTTACCCAATTAGCTGATGTATGTGGTATTACCGTTGCAGAGATTCAAGTTTTTGCAAGAGAATATGCTAAGGCAAAAGCCCCTGCCATATCACATGGAGATGGCGGTCAAAGACACTTTAATGGTGCCCGATTGGTACGTGCTGTAACATTCTTACCTGTTCTAATCGGTGCTTTAACAAAACCAGGGGCAGGTCTTTTTTGGGCATATACGTATTTGGAACCCTGTTATGATATGGTAAAAGTTATGCCTACAGACCTTTCACCAAAAGACAGTAATGGCAAAAAAATAAAAAGGCAAACTGCAAATTATGTTCAATTTGGCCGAGCATTAAGAACAGATAACCCTACAAGTTTAGACACAGATTCTCAATCCTATAAAGAGGTCAAGTTAAAAACTGTTCTCAGGGCAGTAGTTAATTATAATACAAATTTGATGGTTACTGCTCCGAACACATCTTTAATTAAAAAAAGATTACTTGATGAAGATTTATTTCTGGTTGTTTTGGACCCATTTTACACAGATACTGTAGATTATGCTGATATCGTTATGCCTGCTACAACATTCTTGGAGTCCGAAGATATTCAAAGCGATCAATGTTCAGGATTTGTAAGTTATAACGCTGCCGCAGCAAAACCTGTCGGCGAAAGCAAAACAAATTTAGAAATTTTTAATGGTTTAGCAAAAGCAATGGGATATCAAGAGGAATGTTTTTCTTGGACGGCAGAGGAAATTTTACGAATGATGTTAGATACAGGCTTCAATAAAAAGCAAGGAATTACATATGAAAAATTGAAGGTTAAAGGATGGATTAAACCTGATAGAACACATGAAACAGTTAAAGATTATTACCCATACTATCCATATAATGAGCCAAATAATTTAATCTTTAAAACAGATTCTGGCAAATGTGAACTTTATTCTAAACAATTCAAAGAAGCTGGATTTCATCCTGTCATTGATCTTGGTACTGATGAAAGTTATTATAAAGAGCATAAAGACTTTGGAGAGAATTATTTAAAACAATATCCATTATATTTTATGACTCCAGGGACTCAACTTGTCAATAACTCAAACTGGGGGAATATTAAATATATTAGCCGACGTGTAATTTATGATGGTCATGCAGAGTTATTTATGACAAAGAAAGATGCGGATGCTCGAGCTATTAAAGAAGGTAGTGTCGTTATAGCTACTAATGAGTTAGGTAAAGCGTATTTTAGGGTAAGAATTATCTCTCAAATGAAACCGGGCATTGTGTATGCTTGGAATAATATCTGGTTAAAAACAACTAGAACAAAAACCGGTAGTAATACGTTGTGCAGTGATGGAATTAGTGATATGGGACAAGGTTCTGTATATACAGCGACTTATATTGAAGTGAAAAAAGTACAGGAGGGACATGAAAATGCCTAA
- a CDS encoding 4Fe-4S dicluster domain-containing protein produces the protein MKMPKSQKGFLFDQNFCIGCKACEVACQVYHQQEDMIDWRHVDTFLIRENNMEKEVYLSQACHHCQEPACMSVCPTNAYTKRDDGIVILDRDKCIGCGYCMESCQYGAITLQGNDKKAQKCNMCAEKQDIGELPACIAGCPVKALRLVDIVVADEAGMVKSAVGFKQSSLKPSIRFYPKFRSATFLG, from the coding sequence ATGAAAATGCCTAAGAGTCAAAAAGGATTTTTATTCGATCAAAATTTTTGTATTGGTTGTAAAGCGTGTGAAGTGGCATGTCAAGTATATCATCAGCAAGAAGACATGATTGATTGGAGGCATGTAGATACATTTCTTATTCGTGAAAACAATATGGAAAAAGAGGTCTATCTATCACAAGCTTGCCATCATTGTCAAGAGCCTGCATGTATGAGCGTTTGTCCAACAAATGCTTATACTAAAAGGGATGATGGTATCGTAATATTAGATCGTGACAAATGTATCGGTTGTGGTTACTGTATGGAATCTTGCCAATATGGGGCAATTACTCTTCAAGGGAACGATAAAAAAGCACAAAAGTGTAATATGTGTGCTGAGAAGCAAGATATTGGAGAGTTACCTGCATGTATTGCTGGATGTCCTGTAAAAGCTTTAAGGTTAGTAGATATAGTTGTTGCAGACGAGGCAGGCATGGTAAAAAGTGCCGTTGGTTTTAAACAATCAAGCCTTAAACCATCAATTAGGTTTTATCCAAAATTTAGAAGTGCGACTTTTCTCGGATAA
- a CDS encoding cytochrome b/b6 domain-containing protein, whose amino-acid sequence MSNTVKAYHPLEMSFHKNMLRFVILLIISGLPFFSKMFSFIAYGVGYPISEFLGNGQPLSSGLAFLRVIHWSSGFLLAVISVVFLFAMLSKINRLSIWPDVWGVDAIFDGIKQMRLHYLEKKSGNFGKMNLGQKASAWVMFFTMVLLIISGVLLVLRNIDGSFLPSDISLFLRNIHTVSFIVLFCVLMVHVFFALLPSNIHAYKAMFQTGEMDREYVKEHHPLWYNKLK is encoded by the coding sequence ATGAGCAATACAGTTAAAGCTTATCACCCTTTAGAGATGTCATTTCATAAAAACATGTTGCGATTTGTGATATTACTGATTATTAGTGGGTTGCCTTTTTTTTCAAAAATGTTTAGTTTTATTGCTTATGGGGTAGGATATCCCATAAGTGAGTTTCTCGGAAACGGGCAGCCTCTTTCTTCAGGGTTAGCTTTTTTAAGAGTCATTCATTGGAGTAGCGGATTTTTGTTAGCAGTGATTTCGGTTGTATTTTTATTTGCGATGCTTTCAAAAATTAATCGACTTAGTATTTGGCCAGATGTATGGGGTGTTGATGCGATTTTTGATGGTATTAAGCAAATGCGATTGCATTATCTTGAAAAAAAGTCAGGAAATTTTGGAAAAATGAATCTGGGTCAAAAAGCGAGTGCTTGGGTGATGTTTTTCACTATGGTTTTGCTTATTATTTCGGGTGTTTTATTAGTACTCAGAAATATTGACGGAAGTTTCTTGCCTAGCGATATTTCTCTTTTTCTAAGGAACATACATACGGTTAGTTTTATTGTGTTATTTTGTGTTTTAATGGTTCATGTCTTTTTTGCACTTTTACCTTCTAATATTCATGCATACAAAGCCATGTTCCAAACCGGTGAAATGGATAGAGAGTATGTAAAAGAACATCATCCTTTGTGGTACAATAAACTAAAGTAG
- a CDS encoding TorD/DmsD family molecular chaperone has translation MKNLEFKYHFDMANIYDLLRDVFFNQWTHDSIQSMLQKTKLLHATFGKSAFINKLQSLESEKLDFARWEYNRLFIGPRKPLAPPFESVYRSDKKLQMQHFAFEVREYYAQVGLEVELKNQFPDDFIGFEFQYLFYISRLIVEALSEGKDDEKKELLIIKQEFLKNHPNQWMNKFCNDILTESKEEIWKNLAELIIEVLHKEDEMNRKYFIF, from the coding sequence TTGAAAAATTTAGAATTCAAATATCATTTTGATATGGCGAACATCTACGATCTATTAAGAGATGTGTTTTTTAATCAGTGGACGCACGATAGTATTCAGAGTATGTTACAAAAAACAAAATTGTTACATGCAACATTTGGAAAGTCGGCGTTTATCAATAAGTTACAAAGTCTAGAGAGTGAAAAATTAGACTTTGCACGATGGGAGTATAATAGACTTTTCATCGGCCCAAGAAAGCCTTTAGCCCCTCCTTTTGAATCAGTGTATCGTTCGGATAAGAAGCTTCAGATGCAGCATTTTGCATTTGAAGTTAGGGAGTATTATGCACAAGTTGGGCTCGAAGTTGAGTTGAAAAATCAGTTCCCAGATGATTTTATTGGGTTTGAATTTCAGTATCTTTTTTATATTTCACGTTTGATTGTCGAAGCTTTAAGCGAAGGAAAAGATGATGAGAAAAAGGAACTTTTAATTATCAAACAAGAGTTCTTGAAAAATCATCCAAATCAATGGATGAACAAATTTTGCAATGACATCTTAACGGAAAGTAAGGAAGAAATATGGAAAAATCTTGCAGAATTGATTATTGAAGTTTTACATAAAGAAGATGAGATGAATCGTAAATATTTTATATTTTGA
- a CDS encoding response regulator transcription factor has product MRILLLEDDYSYRLSIKEFLESFSFEVHDFENGEDALEAVLNDVYDLLLLDIRVPKISGYEVVKITREQEIDIPIILITSLTDVDDLSTGYDLGCNDYIRKPFALKELKYRINQAINTFQYKTQKNKISLQYEFVFHLDTYELFKNNRCIKLTSLEQKIISFLVQRVGIFVNLNEIISSLWDGELITDADLRMHIKRIRDKTDKNLILNSRGLGYKIEKI; this is encoded by the coding sequence TTGAGAATATTATTATTAGAAGACGATTATAGCTATCGCCTAAGTATAAAAGAATTCCTTGAATCTTTTTCATTTGAGGTTCATGATTTCGAAAATGGGGAAGATGCATTAGAAGCAGTTTTAAATGATGTCTATGATTTACTGCTTCTTGATATTCGAGTGCCAAAAATTTCTGGTTATGAAGTCGTTAAAATAACCAGAGAACAAGAGATAGATATCCCTATTATTTTAATTACTTCCCTCACTGACGTGGATGATTTAAGTACTGGTTATGATCTTGGATGCAACGACTACATTAGAAAGCCTTTTGCACTCAAAGAGTTGAAATATAGAATTAATCAAGCCATTAATACATTTCAGTATAAAACCCAAAAAAATAAAATCTCTCTACAGTACGAGTTTGTCTTTCATCTCGATACGTATGAGCTTTTCAAAAATAATCGTTGTATTAAATTGACTTCTTTAGAGCAAAAAATTATTTCTTTTTTGGTTCAAAGAGTAGGGATATTTGTTAATCTTAATGAAATTATTAGTTCGCTTTGGGATGGAGAACTCATTACGGATGCAGATTTAAGAATGCATATTAAACGTATTCGGGATAAAACAGATAAAAATCTTATTTTAAATTCACGCGGGTTAGGTTATAAGATTGAAAAAATTTAA
- a CDS encoding sensor histidine kinase encodes MKKFNVSIVTYSLVLSFCITSVLFALSYFYIHELHIAFETQEKYQTLNYVNKITKQKRTINEFKEYLFGTLESFVYKIALISKNGEILYSTFENIPKIEPLKTMDIIDNKMIYYESSDFLEVGTSIIIVEKELDYFEVNRKVTILLVLIACFFLICTFFLYIHTNKIHNLINKNLERFLKDAIHEIRTPLGVIQINLEFLESNLEGSMPLLRAQGALQNLISIYEGIEYFIKDTKVTYKKEKIDFSFALAKRIEFFKILADIKKLTIASRIDKDIVIEANVIEIQRLIDNNLSNAIKYARVGTMIDIVLESHPNVGKLIFSNYGEQIIDVNKIFQRYFRGDNIRGGFGLGLNIVKNICEKYKITIHVDSQDNGYTTFMYEIPRKYFYRKP; translated from the coding sequence TTGAAAAAATTTAACGTTTCTATTGTTACATATTCATTAGTGTTATCTTTTTGCATTACTTCTGTCCTTTTTGCCTTATCATACTTTTATATTCACGAACTTCACATTGCATTTGAAACACAAGAAAAGTATCAGACTTTAAACTATGTCAATAAAATTACCAAACAAAAAAGAACTATAAACGAATTTAAAGAATATCTATTTGGTACGTTAGAATCCTTTGTGTATAAGATTGCTCTCATTAGCAAAAATGGAGAAATCTTATATAGCACGTTTGAAAATATTCCTAAAATAGAACCTTTAAAGACAATGGATATTATAGATAATAAAATGATCTATTATGAGAGCAGTGATTTTTTAGAAGTAGGTACGTCTATAATCATTGTAGAAAAAGAATTGGATTATTTTGAAGTTAATAGAAAAGTGACCATTCTTCTAGTATTGATAGCTTGTTTTTTTCTCATATGTACTTTTTTTCTTTATATTCATACAAACAAAATACATAATCTAATTAATAAAAATTTAGAACGATTTTTAAAAGATGCAATACACGAAATACGAACGCCTCTTGGAGTGATTCAAATCAATTTAGAATTTTTGGAAAGCAATTTAGAGGGTTCAATGCCCTTATTAAGAGCACAAGGCGCATTGCAAAATTTGATTTCTATTTATGAAGGAATAGAGTATTTTATTAAAGACACCAAAGTAACCTATAAAAAAGAGAAGATTGATTTTTCTTTTGCTTTGGCAAAACGAATAGAATTTTTTAAAATCTTAGCAGATATCAAAAAGCTCACAATTGCCAGTCGTATTGACAAAGATATCGTGATAGAAGCTAATGTGATTGAAATACAGCGATTGATTGATAACAACCTCTCAAATGCCATTAAATATGCACGTGTAGGGACTATGATTGATATCGTTTTGGAATCTCATCCTAACGTTGGAAAATTAATTTTTTCAAATTACGGAGAGCAAATTATAGATGTAAATAAAATATTTCAACGTTATTTTCGAGGAGATAATATTCGAGGAGGCTTTGGTTTGGGGTTAAACATTGTAAAGAATATATGTGAAAAGTATAAAATTACGATTCATGTAGACTCTCAAGATAATGGCTATACGACATTTATGTATGAAATTCCAAGAAAATATTTTTATAGGAAGCCTTAA
- a CDS encoding transporter substrate-binding domain-containing protein, translated as MTDEEKEWLAQHPSITIGIDKNYAPFEFQDKDGVFKGIAIDYLKEIEQMLNIKFNIITATTWTEVTDLAKHKTVDVLSCVAKTTERAKYLTFTQPYLSFPMAIVTNKSIGYIDGLKELNGKTVAVVEEYMANQLLEENYKDIFLVKTQNLTQGLELVSSGKTFAYVDNLSQILYILQKESFQNLAVAGITEYKFDYAMGIRNDIPILRDILQKSIVAIPVNIKEKIYCKWFPRVYKQVIDYSTVWKILTLTGIVLFVFAYWLYRLKQEIKARISIEKKLIRNQEWLNCSLNSANIGAWDWNIISGYITGNAIFTNLLEVPEGEIPLKMERFKKEFVHPEDLKILLQHQEECFSHIDGFNTMQFRIISKYNSVKLIESNSKVFQYDEYNNPIRIIGFIKEIIRENRQT; from the coding sequence TTGACTGATGAAGAAAAAGAATGGCTTGCACAACATCCTTCCATTACGATTGGTATTGATAAAAATTATGCACCTTTTGAGTTTCAAGACAAAGATGGAGTATTCAAAGGTATTGCAATTGATTATTTAAAAGAGATTGAGCAAATGCTTAATATTAAATTTAATATTATAACTGCAACAACATGGACGGAAGTTACAGATCTTGCAAAACATAAAACCGTCGATGTTTTATCCTGTGTCGCCAAAACAACTGAAAGAGCAAAGTATTTAACTTTCACGCAGCCTTATCTTTCGTTTCCGATGGCTATCGTCACCAATAAGTCCATAGGTTATATTGATGGATTAAAAGAACTCAATGGCAAAACTGTAGCAGTTGTTGAAGAATATATGGCTAACCAGCTTTTAGAAGAAAATTACAAAGATATTTTTTTAGTCAAAACTCAGAATTTAACGCAAGGCTTAGAACTTGTTTCTTCGGGTAAAACATTTGCTTACGTCGATAACTTGTCCCAGATACTTTATATACTTCAAAAAGAGAGTTTTCAAAATTTGGCTGTAGCTGGTATTACGGAGTATAAATTTGATTATGCGATGGGAATACGCAATGATATTCCTATTTTAAGAGATATTTTGCAAAAAAGTATTGTTGCCATTCCTGTAAATATAAAAGAAAAAATTTATTGTAAATGGTTTCCTCGAGTTTATAAGCAAGTCATCGATTATTCAACGGTTTGGAAAATATTGACATTAACAGGCATTGTCTTATTCGTGTTCGCGTATTGGTTGTATAGATTAAAACAAGAGATTAAAGCGAGAATTTCCATAGAAAAAAAATTAATACGAAATCAAGAATGGCTAAATTGTAGTTTAAATTCAGCCAATATTGGTGCATGGGATTGGAATATTATAAGTGGATATATAACTGGGAATGCAATTTTTACCAATTTGCTGGAGGTTCCAGAAGGTGAAATACCTTTGAAGATGGAGCGTTTTAAAAAAGAATTTGTACATCCAGAAGATTTGAAAATCTTGTTGCAACACCAAGAAGAGTGTTTCAGTCATATTGACGGGTTTAATACAATGCAGTTTCGAATCATTTCAAAGTACAATTCAGTCAAGCTGATAGAATCAAACAGCAAAGTGTTTCAGTACGATGAATACAATAATCCAATTCGAATTATAGGATTTATCAAAGAAATTATAAGAGAAAACAGGCAAACATAA
- a CDS encoding thiazole synthase, giving the protein MNDILKVGNIEFASRLIVGSGKYPDFQTTKDATLASGSKLITVAVRRVNITNSNEENLMDYFKGTDIKLLPNSAGCTTAEDAITLFRMVREATGLDLIKLEVIGDTAKTLYPDVMETLKACEVLARDGFTIMTYTNDDPIMAKRLENAGSAAVMPLASPIGSGLGIQNRYNVLFIKEAVNIPVIVDAGIGCASDAAIAMEIGADGVLTNTAIAQARNPILMAEAMKYAVLAGRASYLAGRIAKKPFATASSPTEGLIEFNPKA; this is encoded by the coding sequence ATGAATGACATTCTCAAAGTAGGCAATATTGAATTTGCAAGTCGCTTGATCGTAGGAAGCGGTAAATACCCAGACTTTCAAACGACTAAAGATGCAACGCTCGCGAGTGGTTCTAAGCTTATCACCGTTGCAGTGCGTCGTGTCAACATTACCAATTCCAACGAAGAAAATCTCATGGATTACTTCAAAGGTACTGACATTAAACTCCTTCCAAACTCTGCAGGCTGTACAACCGCCGAAGATGCTATCACTCTTTTTCGCATGGTTCGAGAAGCGACAGGACTTGATCTTATCAAACTCGAAGTTATCGGCGATACCGCAAAAACTCTCTATCCCGATGTTATGGAAACACTCAAAGCATGTGAAGTTTTAGCACGAGATGGCTTTACCATCATGACTTACACCAATGATGATCCTATTATGGCAAAGCGCCTTGAGAATGCTGGAAGTGCTGCTGTTATGCCTTTGGCGTCACCAATAGGAAGTGGTCTTGGCATTCAAAACCGTTACAATGTTCTTTTCATTAAAGAAGCGGTTAACATTCCTGTCATCGTCGACGCAGGTATTGGCTGTGCTAGTGATGCCGCTATTGCGATGGAAATTGGCGCTGATGGTGTACTTACCAATACAGCCATTGCACAAGCTAGAAACCCTATCTTGATGGCAGAAGCGATGAAATATGCTGTCCTTGCGGGACGTGCTAGTTACCTTGCTGGAAGAATTGCGAAGAAGCCTTTTGCAACAGCAAGTTCGCCAACAGAAGGACTTATCGAATTCAACCCAAAAGCTTAA
- the purN gene encoding phosphoribosylglycinamide formyltransferase — translation MVIKKIAILFSGEGSNLEKLLAALHNKVFEHCKIEVATTICNRPNAAGIEKSRSYGIEPLILDHTLYGSREAFDEALVEAIHHSGAELTVLAGFMRFLTPYFTKQVKAINLHPSLLPLFKGGNAIKESFDSPMKVAGISVHYVSEELDGGEIIAQRCFEKVEGMNLETFEAKIHALEHELLPETVKNLLNRN, via the coding sequence ATGGTTATAAAAAAAATTGCTATTTTATTTAGTGGGGAGGGCAGTAATTTAGAAAAACTGCTTGCGGCTCTTCACAACAAAGTATTTGAACACTGTAAAATTGAAGTTGCAACCACCATCTGCAATCGTCCCAATGCAGCAGGAATCGAAAAATCACGAAGTTATGGCATAGAGCCTCTCATCCTCGATCATACGCTCTATGGAAGCCGTGAAGCCTTTGATGAAGCTCTTGTAGAGGCTATCCATCACAGTGGAGCTGAGCTTACCGTGCTTGCTGGATTTATGCGTTTTCTCACCCCTTATTTCACAAAACAGGTTAAAGCGATCAATTTACATCCTTCACTCCTTCCCCTTTTTAAGGGAGGCAATGCTATAAAAGAGAGCTTTGATTCACCCATGAAAGTCGCAGGCATCAGCGTTCACTACGTTAGCGAAGAGCTTGATGGCGGTGAAATCATCGCACAACGCTGTTTCGAGAAAGTTGAAGGTATGAATTTGGAAACATTTGAAGCCAAAATTCACGCACTTGAACATGAACTCCTTCCCGAAACTGTTAAAAATTTACTCAATAGGAACTAA